A single Leptolyngbya subtilissima AS-A7 DNA region contains:
- a CDS encoding Nit6803 family nitrilase: MDYTKTIRAAAAQISPVLFSCDGTTEKVLETIAQAAQAGVKLIVFPETFIPYYPYFSFVQPPVLMGKEHMRLYEEAVVVPGPVTDAVGRAARSYGMVVVLGVNEREAGSIYNTQLIFDADGTLVLKRRKITPTYHERMVWGQGDGAGLKVVETAVGRVGALACWEHYNPLARYALMTQHEQIHCGQFPGSMVGQIFGDQMEVTMRHHALESGCFVVNATGWLTPEQKQQITADEGMHRVLSGGCYTAIISPEGVPLSEPITDGEGLAIADLDFSLITKRKRMMDSVGHYARPDLLRLRLNAEPWSVVETPGPAAQISSSMNGASQTAPALVDEAAVGLPPNSLGLPTS; encoded by the coding sequence ATGGATTACACCAAGACCATTCGAGCCGCTGCTGCGCAGATTAGCCCTGTGCTGTTCAGCTGCGACGGCACCACCGAGAAGGTGCTGGAGACGATCGCCCAGGCTGCCCAGGCCGGAGTGAAGCTAATCGTCTTTCCAGAAACCTTTATTCCCTACTACCCCTACTTCTCATTTGTGCAGCCGCCCGTTCTCATGGGTAAAGAGCACATGCGGCTGTACGAAGAGGCCGTGGTAGTGCCGGGGCCGGTGACCGATGCGGTGGGCCGGGCGGCGCGCTCCTACGGCATGGTGGTGGTGCTGGGGGTGAACGAGCGGGAGGCCGGCTCGATCTACAACACCCAGTTAATCTTTGACGCTGACGGCACCCTAGTGCTGAAGCGGCGCAAAATCACCCCTACTTACCACGAACGCATGGTCTGGGGGCAAGGGGATGGGGCCGGGCTGAAGGTGGTGGAAACAGCGGTGGGACGCGTTGGGGCGCTGGCCTGCTGGGAGCACTACAACCCCCTCGCCCGCTACGCGCTGATGACTCAGCATGAGCAGATTCACTGCGGTCAGTTTCCCGGGTCGATGGTGGGGCAGATTTTTGGCGACCAAATGGAGGTCACCATGCGCCACCACGCCCTAGAATCGGGCTGCTTTGTGGTCAACGCCACTGGCTGGCTCACGCCAGAGCAAAAGCAGCAGATTACCGCTGATGAGGGGATGCACCGCGTGCTGTCGGGGGGGTGCTACACCGCCATTATTAGCCCTGAAGGAGTGCCCCTGAGCGAGCCCATTACCGATGGGGAGGGGCTGGCGATCGCCGATCTCGACTTTTCGCTAATCACCAAACGCAAGCGCATGATGGACTCGGTAGGCCACTACGCCCGCCCCGACCTGCTGCGCCTGCGGTTAAATGCCGAACCCTGGTCGGTGGTAGAAACGCCCGGCCCGGCGGCCCAGATTTCCTCCAGCATGAACGGAGCCTCGCAGACTGCCCCAGCATTGGTAGACGAAGCAGCCGTTGGCCTACCCCCCAACAGCCTTGGTCTGCCAACCTCATAG
- a CDS encoding MSMEG_0565 family glycosyltransferase, with product MVPLRVALLTYATKLRGSVVHTLELATALTELGHQVCVYALDKDGQGFDRAIPAKVQLVPAKPPPAGLSPDQAIDALIRQRIQEFVDYFLACPDRHDIYHAQDCIGANALVQLRQQGRVPNVVRTVHHIEDYASVYLQQCQDKSIRDPDLCLCVSDRWHQALRDEYAIEAPRVLNGVDLRRFSPIPSDQEEALKVRYGLSGSPIFLTVGGIEPRKNSIRLLEAFAQVLTTHPQAQLVIAGGATLFDYEPYRQTFFARAKDLEQQHGPLMGQSVLLPGVIPDEDLPALYRAADVFCFPSTKEGWGLVVLEAIASGLPVITADQPPFTEFLSSSQALLVNPDLPSAIAAAMVAAIDPRTADQLVQHSQAVLPNYTWEKSASLHVTHYQTLI from the coding sequence ATGGTCCCTCTTCGGGTTGCTCTGCTGACCTACGCCACCAAGCTACGCGGTAGCGTTGTGCATACGCTGGAGTTGGCAACGGCGCTGACAGAACTGGGGCATCAAGTCTGCGTTTACGCCCTCGATAAAGACGGCCAAGGCTTCGATCGAGCGATTCCAGCCAAGGTTCAGTTAGTACCTGCCAAACCGCCCCCGGCTGGCCTATCCCCTGACCAGGCTATCGACGCGCTGATTCGCCAGCGCATTCAAGAATTTGTCGATTACTTTTTGGCTTGTCCCGATCGCCACGATATCTACCACGCCCAAGACTGTATTGGTGCCAATGCCCTGGTGCAGCTGCGGCAGCAGGGCCGAGTGCCCAACGTAGTGCGTACTGTTCACCACATCGAAGACTACGCCAGCGTTTACCTTCAGCAGTGCCAAGATAAGTCGATTCGGGATCCTGATCTGTGTTTGTGCGTAAGCGATCGCTGGCACCAGGCTCTCCGAGACGAGTACGCTATCGAAGCCCCCCGAGTGCTCAACGGCGTGGATCTGCGGCGATTCTCTCCAATTCCCTCCGACCAAGAAGAGGCTCTCAAAGTTCGCTACGGCCTGAGCGGATCGCCTATCTTTCTCACCGTGGGGGGCATTGAGCCGCGCAAGAATTCTATTCGTTTGCTAGAAGCGTTTGCCCAGGTGCTCACCACCCATCCCCAGGCGCAGCTTGTCATTGCCGGTGGAGCCACCCTATTTGACTACGAACCCTACCGGCAAACGTTCTTTGCCCGGGCAAAAGATCTAGAGCAGCAGCACGGCCCATTGATGGGTCAATCCGTCCTGCTCCCAGGGGTGATTCCCGATGAAGATTTACCTGCGCTTTACCGCGCCGCCGATGTGTTTTGCTTTCCTTCGACCAAAGAGGGCTGGGGGTTGGTGGTGTTAGAGGCGATCGCCTCAGGCTTACCCGTCATCACCGCTGACCAGCCTCCGTTTACCGAATTTCTTAGCTCAAGCCAGGCTCTATTAGTCAATCCCGACTTGCCCTCTGCTATTGCCGCTGCCATGGTTGCGGCAATAGACCCTAGGACAGCAGATCAGCTCGTCCAGCATAGTCAGGCGGTGCTGCCCAACTACACCTGGGAAAAATCGGCTAGCCTGCACGTAACTCACTACCAAACCTTGATATAG
- a CDS encoding MSMEG_0569 family flavin-dependent oxidoreductase, with product MTMHYGVIVIGGGQAGLSMSYCLSRLGIDHIIFEQHQVAHSWRTKRWDSFCLVTPNWQCQLPGFPYPGDDPKGFMGRDAIVEYIERYANHFDLPLKTGVKVERVRQPEGGGFEVVTNRGIFTADQVVVATGGYHTPKIPRLAERLAPDIVQLHSAEYRNPESLPEGAVLVVGTGQSGCQIAEDLHLAGRKVHLCVGGAPRSPRRYRGKDVVEWLDQMGYYDLAIDDHPQKETVRHKTNHYVTGRGGGREIDLRHFALQGMGLHGRLTDIQGTQLTFSDDLKENLDQADAVAESIKRTIDTYIEKNGIDAPIDPPYRPVWEAEIVDTGIDYREANITSVIWCIGYGLDFRWIELPVFDGQGYPGHRRGVTAVPGLYFLGLPWLYTWGSARFSGIARDAEYLAEQVAARSGDSSLRALQTVNEVAMGS from the coding sequence ATGACTATGCACTACGGCGTAATTGTGATCGGCGGCGGCCAGGCAGGGCTGTCGATGAGCTACTGCCTCAGTCGCCTAGGCATCGACCACATCATTTTCGAACAGCATCAGGTTGCCCACTCCTGGCGCACCAAGCGGTGGGATTCGTTCTGTCTAGTCACCCCCAACTGGCAGTGCCAGTTGCCCGGCTTTCCCTATCCTGGCGACGATCCCAAGGGCTTCATGGGCCGCGACGCCATTGTGGAATACATTGAGCGCTACGCCAACCACTTCGACCTGCCGCTCAAAACGGGAGTCAAGGTAGAACGGGTGCGTCAGCCCGAGGGCGGCGGCTTTGAGGTGGTGACCAACCGGGGCATCTTTACCGCTGATCAGGTGGTCGTGGCCACAGGCGGCTACCACACCCCCAAAATTCCTCGGCTGGCGGAGCGTCTGGCTCCCGATATTGTCCAACTGCACTCGGCAGAATATCGCAACCCTGAGTCGTTGCCCGAGGGAGCCGTGCTGGTAGTGGGCACCGGGCAGTCGGGCTGCCAGATTGCCGAAGACCTGCATCTGGCGGGCCGCAAGGTGCATCTATGCGTAGGGGGTGCGCCGCGATCGCCCCGACGCTACCGAGGCAAAGACGTGGTGGAATGGCTCGACCAAATGGGCTACTACGACCTGGCGATCGACGACCATCCTCAAAAAGAAACCGTGCGCCACAAGACCAACCACTATGTCACCGGGCGCGGCGGCGGGCGCGAAATTGACCTGCGCCACTTTGCCTTACAAGGAATGGGGCTGCATGGGCGACTCACGGATATTCAGGGCACCCAGCTCACCTTCAGCGACGATCTCAAGGAAAATCTCGACCAAGCCGATGCCGTCGCCGAAAGCATTAAGCGCACCATCGACACCTACATCGAGAAGAACGGCATTGACGCACCCATAGACCCTCCCTACCGGCCCGTGTGGGAGGCGGAAATCGTGGATACTGGCATCGACTATCGAGAGGCCAATATCACCTCAGTAATTTGGTGCATCGGCTACGGTCTCGACTTTCGCTGGATCGAGCTACCCGTGTTTGACGGTCAGGGCTATCCTGGCCACCGCCGAGGGGTTACTGCCGTGCCGGGGCTCTATTTCCTTGGTCTGCCGTGGCTCTATACCTGGGGTTCTGCCCGATTCTCGGGCATTGCCCGCGACGCCGAGTATCTGGCAGAGCAGGTTGCGGCTCGATCTGGAGACAGCTCTCTCCGCGCCCTACAGACCGTTAACGAAGTAGCAATGGGATCGTAG
- a CDS encoding Uma2 family endonuclease produces MTIATQLLTLNEFLELPETKPASEFINGKIFQKPMPQGEHSLLQGQLCETINQQARQATVAMAFPELRCTFGNKSVVPDVAVFRWLRIPRQPSGRIVNRFDLPPDWSIEILSPEQSQSRVLSNLLHCAQHGTELGWLIDPAEETVLIVWPDQRVQFLEGEARLPTIEGVELSLTVAEIFR; encoded by the coding sequence ATGACCATTGCCACCCAACTACTCACTCTCAACGAGTTTTTAGAACTCCCTGAGACCAAGCCCGCCTCAGAATTTATCAACGGCAAAATTTTTCAAAAGCCCATGCCCCAGGGAGAACACAGCCTATTACAAGGCCAGCTTTGTGAGACTATAAACCAGCAGGCCAGGCAAGCCACTGTGGCTATGGCGTTTCCAGAACTGCGCTGTACCTTTGGCAACAAATCGGTGGTGCCCGACGTGGCAGTCTTTCGATGGCTTCGCATTCCTCGCCAGCCGTCTGGGCGAATTGTCAATCGGTTTGACCTTCCCCCCGACTGGTCGATTGAAATTTTATCGCCTGAGCAAAGCCAGTCTCGGGTGCTCAGCAACTTGCTCCACTGTGCTCAGCATGGCACCGAACTCGGTTGGCTAATTGACCCTGCTGAGGAGACCGTGCTGATTGTCTGGCCCGACCAACGGGTGCAATTTCTCGAAGGAGAGGCGCGGCTGCCCACAATTGAGGGTGTTGAGCTATCGCTTACGGTTGCTGAGATTTTTAGATGA
- a CDS encoding MSMEG_0568 family radical SAM protein, producing the protein MNKQRLITELQTHGLRLVESTPGAAGRRGGAGPSDHRAITIDGTTVMVPIYTDNAAHSPYTLKATAASPLHLEASGEAITPVDVPNAPKFYGLTTADGIPYSKIALLHGRDVLATTVQQTCMRYRDPATACQFCAIEKSLDAGRTIARKTPQQLAEVAEAAVRLDGVTNMIMTTGTPNTSDRGAAYLTECAAAIRQRVPNLPIQAQCEPPDDFIWFERMKAAGVDSLGMHLEAVDPDVRARIMPGKAEVPLTVYFAAFEAAVNVFGWGQVSTYLLAGLGDSLETLVEVSDRLIQMGVYPFVVPFVPIGETPLAHHPSPSSEFMFTLYQRVGALLKQSGMASADMKAGCAKCGACSALSTFEG; encoded by the coding sequence ATGAACAAGCAGCGGTTGATTACAGAGTTACAAACCCACGGGCTGCGGCTGGTGGAATCTACCCCTGGAGCAGCGGGGCGGCGGGGCGGGGCAGGCCCCTCTGACCACCGCGCCATTACCATCGACGGTACTACCGTCATGGTGCCGATCTACACCGACAACGCTGCCCACTCCCCCTACACCCTCAAAGCCACCGCCGCCAGCCCTCTACATCTAGAGGCCTCGGGGGAAGCCATCACCCCTGTTGATGTGCCCAACGCGCCAAAGTTCTACGGTCTGACCACCGCCGATGGTATTCCCTACTCGAAGATTGCCCTCCTCCACGGGCGCGATGTGCTGGCAACCACGGTGCAGCAAACCTGTATGCGCTATCGCGACCCGGCTACAGCCTGCCAGTTCTGCGCTATCGAAAAGTCCCTAGACGCGGGGCGCACCATCGCGCGCAAAACGCCGCAACAGCTGGCGGAGGTAGCCGAAGCTGCCGTGCGGCTAGATGGGGTAACCAACATGATCATGACGACGGGAACGCCGAATACAAGCGATCGCGGTGCCGCCTATCTCACCGAATGCGCCGCCGCCATTCGCCAGCGAGTACCGAACTTGCCCATTCAGGCCCAGTGCGAACCGCCGGATGATTTCATCTGGTTTGAGCGTATGAAGGCAGCGGGCGTCGACAGCCTAGGCATGCACCTAGAGGCGGTGGATCCTGACGTGCGAGCCAGAATTATGCCCGGCAAAGCAGAAGTTCCTCTCACTGTCTACTTCGCGGCCTTTGAGGCGGCGGTGAACGTGTTTGGCTGGGGCCAGGTGAGCACCTACCTGCTGGCGGGCCTGGGCGACAGTTTAGAAACCTTGGTGGAAGTGAGCGATCGCCTCATCCAAATGGGCGTCTACCCCTTTGTGGTCCCCTTTGTCCCCATTGGTGAAACGCCGCTGGCCCATCATCCTTCCCCCAGCAGCGAGTTTATGTTCACGCTCTACCAGCGGGTAGGAGCGCTGCTGAAGCAGTCGGGCATGGCCTCGGCCGATATGAAGGCAGGCTGCGCCAAGTGCGGCGCTTGTTCGGCTCTGTCCACGTTTGAGGGTTAA
- a CDS encoding MSMEG_0567/Sll0786 family nitrogen starvation N-acetyltransferase produces MALHRYSFELAKTPHDLEGYFALRQAIFCEEQGLFDHDDADTLDGVAYPIVAIDHEASLENRVVGVVRIYEKSPRLWYGGRLGVHPHYRRVGRIGKGLIHKAVTTANTWGCDRFLATVQEQNVRFFQRLHWDSLEEMVLCDRNHHLMEADLAHYPPGDEMRPVLPWSVQQVS; encoded by the coding sequence ATGGCTCTCCATCGCTATAGCTTTGAACTGGCTAAAACTCCCCACGACTTAGAAGGCTACTTTGCCCTACGTCAGGCTATTTTTTGCGAAGAACAGGGGCTATTTGATCACGACGACGCCGATACCCTCGACGGTGTGGCCTATCCCATCGTCGCCATCGACCACGAGGCATCCTTGGAAAATCGCGTAGTGGGTGTGGTGCGCATTTACGAAAAATCGCCGCGGCTCTGGTACGGCGGACGGCTGGGGGTGCATCCCCACTATCGCCGGGTAGGGCGCATCGGCAAAGGATTGATTCACAAGGCAGTGACCACGGCAAATACCTGGGGCTGCGATCGCTTCCTCGCCACCGTTCAAGAGCAAAACGTCCGCTTCTTCCAACGCCTCCACTGGGACTCGCTAGAGGAAATGGTGCTGTGCGATCGCAACCACCACCTGATGGAAGCCGATCTAGCCCACTATCCCCCCGGCGATGAGATGCGGCCCGTTCTGCCTTGGTCGGTGCAGCAGGTGTCGTGA
- a CDS encoding DUF2442 domain-containing protein: MTSSMVEILNIPEIQQVSISADLLTVDLSDGRIIAVPLAWYPRLLHGTSAERDNWQLTGSQAGIHWPELDEDISLKNILLGQPSGESQTSLQRWLENRNLQA, translated from the coding sequence ATGACTTCTTCAATGGTTGAAATCCTCAACATCCCTGAAATTCAGCAGGTCTCTATTTCTGCCGACCTGCTCACGGTTGATCTATCTGATGGGCGCATTATCGCTGTACCGCTGGCCTGGTATCCTCGCCTGCTCCACGGCACCTCAGCAGAACGTGACAACTGGCAATTGACCGGCAGTCAAGCAGGCATTCACTGGCCAGAACTTGATGAAGACATTAGCTTGAAGAATATTTTGCTGGGGCAACCTTCGGGCGAAAGTCAAACCTCGCTGCAACGGTGGCTCGAAAACCGCAATCTTCAAGCATGA
- a CDS encoding DUF4160 domain-containing protein, producing the protein MFGSVYSHDAHVTSRCPYRFFCYAGDRDELAHVHIERDSSEAKFWLTPVRLQFNKGFSSNEINRLQMLTEDNQQQLLEDWHDFFNG; encoded by the coding sequence GTGTTTGGGAGCGTATATAGCCACGATGCCCACGTTACTTCGCGTTGTCCCTACCGTTTCTTCTGTTACGCAGGCGATCGCGATGAGCTAGCCCACGTTCATATTGAACGCGACAGTAGTGAGGCCAAGTTTTGGCTGACTCCAGTCAGGCTTCAGTTCAATAAGGGGTTTTCGTCTAACGAGATAAATCGCCTTCAAATGTTGACCGAGGACAATCAGCAGCAGTTATTGGAGGATTGGCATGACTTCTTCAATGGTTGA
- a CDS encoding response regulator, translating into MSTEHTILLVEDNPKDVFLVQRAFRKANITTLVQVVSDGDAALQYLNGEAPYSDRATYPLPVFVLLDLKLPRRSGAEVLAWIRQQPQLRRLPVVALTSSREYTDVNRLYDLGANAYIAKPPDFDQLVDILKTLNLHWITYNEKPQLGLM; encoded by the coding sequence ATGAGCACAGAACACACCATATTACTGGTCGAAGACAATCCTAAGGATGTTTTTTTAGTTCAGCGGGCCTTTCGCAAAGCTAATATCACCACCTTGGTACAGGTGGTCAGCGACGGTGATGCAGCACTTCAGTACCTCAACGGAGAAGCGCCCTACAGCGATCGCGCCACCTATCCATTGCCTGTATTTGTACTGCTCGATCTCAAGCTGCCGCGGCGATCGGGGGCCGAAGTATTAGCCTGGATTCGCCAACAGCCCCAACTCCGGCGCTTGCCCGTGGTGGCGCTCACCTCATCCAGAGAATATACCGATGTCAATCGCCTCTACGACTTGGGTGCCAACGCCTACATTGCTAAACCGCCCGACTTTGATCAGCTAGTCGATATCCTTAAAACGCTAAATCTCCACTGGATTACCTATAACGAAAAACCCCAGCTGGGTCTGATGTAA
- a CDS encoding MSMEG_0572/Sll0783 family nitrogen starvation response protein translates to MPEVTLPAHQAGDFLVDYEEKVFPDVQAEPGEKALITFHTVAFEGSIGLVNLLQATRLIRKGFETTVLLYGPGVTLGVQRGFPKLGDEAFPGHMAMNNQIVKVMELGGKVYACRFALQALYGHGEPSLIPGIRPINPLDVLDLVLMHRKEGAFILDTWTM, encoded by the coding sequence ATGCCTGAAGTAACTTTGCCAGCCCACCAGGCTGGGGATTTTTTGGTTGACTACGAAGAGAAAGTATTTCCCGATGTGCAGGCCGAACCCGGCGAAAAAGCCCTGATCACTTTCCACACGGTGGCCTTTGAAGGATCCATCGGTCTGGTGAACCTGCTCCAGGCCACTCGCTTAATCCGTAAGGGTTTTGAGACCACGGTACTGCTCTACGGCCCTGGCGTCACCCTAGGTGTGCAGCGGGGTTTCCCAAAACTAGGGGATGAAGCCTTCCCTGGCCACATGGCGATGAACAACCAAATCGTCAAGGTGATGGAGCTAGGCGGTAAAGTCTACGCCTGCCGCTTCGCCCTTCAGGCCCTCTATGGTCACGGCGAGCCTTCTCTGATCCCCGGCATTCGACCCATCAACCCCCTCGACGTGCTTGACCTCGTGCTGATGCACCGCAAAGAAGGCGCCTTTATTCTCGACACCTGGACCATGTAG
- a CDS encoding cell division protein SepF, which translates to MFSKLRDFVGLNDPADYDYEYEEMDGEEYQNLYQEENTQPIVQPPQPEEIRRSRPRRERMMPTDAGMTPMASNVIGMPGAMNGTSEVVVMEPRSFEEMPQAIQALRERKSVVLNLTIMDPDQAQRAVDFVAGGTYAIDGHQERIGESIFLFTPNCVQVSTPTEYEEEVFMGQPQGMPMPGQMPPAPAWGAEAMARMA; encoded by the coding sequence ATGTTTTCTAAACTGCGGGACTTCGTTGGCCTTAACGACCCAGCAGATTACGATTACGAATACGAAGAAATGGATGGAGAGGAGTACCAGAACCTCTACCAGGAAGAAAACACCCAGCCTATTGTGCAGCCGCCCCAGCCTGAAGAAATTCGCCGGAGCCGCCCCCGCCGCGAACGAATGATGCCCACTGATGCAGGAATGACCCCGATGGCCAGCAACGTAATTGGTATGCCCGGTGCCATGAACGGCACCTCTGAAGTGGTGGTGATGGAACCCCGCTCCTTTGAGGAAATGCCCCAGGCCATTCAGGCCCTGCGGGAGCGGAAGTCGGTTGTCCTCAACCTCACCATCATGGATCCTGACCAGGCTCAGCGTGCTGTTGACTTCGTGGCAGGCGGCACCTATGCCATCGACGGGCACCAAGAGCGCATTGGCGAAAGCATCTTCCTGTTTACGCCCAACTGCGTGCAGGTGAGCACCCCCACCGAATATGAAGAAGAAGTCTTCATGGGTCAGCCTCAGGGTATGCCCATGCCTGGCCAAATGCCCCCCGCTCCAGCCTGGGGTGCCGAGGCTATGGCTCGCATGGCCTAG
- the proC gene encoding pyrroline-5-carboxylate reductase gives MPEATFGVIGGGMMGEALIARLLDQGIFAPGAVVVSDPQAARREVLHHTYGVQTTAENQVLIDAAETVLLAIKPQMLTAVAANLETPKREQPPLLLSILAGVPLARLEKEFSGWAVVRAMPNTPATVGAGVTALAAGEAVSTAQREQARAIFASVGTVVEVPESQMDAVTALSGSGPGYVALVVEALADGGVAVGLPRAIALELAIATVRGTGELLHQGDLHPAVLKDRVTSPGGTTIAGIAALEAGGLRSALIAAVRSAYVRSKELGQS, from the coding sequence ATGCCTGAGGCAACATTTGGGGTTATCGGTGGCGGGATGATGGGAGAAGCTCTCATCGCCCGCCTTCTTGATCAAGGGATTTTTGCGCCTGGCGCGGTAGTAGTGAGCGACCCCCAGGCCGCGCGGCGAGAAGTCTTGCACCACACCTACGGCGTGCAGACTACCGCAGAAAACCAAGTCTTAATCGATGCCGCTGAGACAGTCTTGCTGGCGATTAAGCCCCAGATGCTGACGGCGGTGGCGGCGAATCTAGAGACCCCAAAGCGCGAGCAACCGCCACTGCTGCTGTCGATCTTGGCCGGGGTGCCCTTGGCCCGGCTTGAAAAAGAATTCTCGGGCTGGGCGGTGGTGCGGGCAATGCCGAATACGCCTGCTACGGTGGGGGCCGGGGTAACGGCCCTGGCCGCGGGGGAAGCGGTGAGTACTGCCCAGCGAGAACAAGCTCGCGCTATCTTTGCCAGCGTGGGCACCGTAGTCGAGGTGCCCGAATCGCAAATGGATGCGGTGACGGCGCTTTCAGGTTCTGGACCAGGCTACGTTGCCTTGGTGGTGGAAGCTTTGGCTGACGGTGGCGTCGCGGTGGGGCTGCCTCGGGCGATCGCACTGGAGCTGGCGATCGCCACCGTACGCGGCACCGGCGAGCTACTGCACCAGGGCGACCTCCATCCCGCTGTGCTCAAAGACCGCGTCACTAGCCCCGGCGGTACCACCATTGCGGGCATTGCGGCCCTAGAAGCAGGCGGGCTGCGATCGGCCCTGATCGCAGCCGTGCGATCGGCCTATGTGCGGTCTAAGGAACTAGGGCAGTCCTGA
- a CDS encoding sll0787 family AIR synthase-like protein has translation MSDELKLWELAAELRRSLGILHKQDIQTAADRLGAHVRSTTQEPILLGDDCAAIPDGDGYLLLAAEGMWPTLVETDPWFAGWCAVMVNVSDIYAMGGRPIAVVDTIWAQSAASIDPLWQGMVAASQAFNVPIVGGHTSCHSPYEALSVAILGRAQRLITSFSAQPGDVLLHVTDMQGHMHPQYSFWNAATDCDRDRLQANLELLPTLAESGLCDTGKDISMGGIIGTTLMLMETSNCGAVLDLGATAPPPQVDLLPWLLSFPSYGYLLSVRPEAVEQIQPPFHNQGLVCEPVGKITEGQTLTLHLGDATCCFWDFATEPLTGFSGGDQPR, from the coding sequence ATGTCAGACGAGCTAAAGCTATGGGAACTGGCCGCTGAACTACGGCGATCGCTCGGCATTCTCCACAAGCAAGACATCCAAACAGCAGCGGATCGCCTGGGTGCCCACGTGCGTTCCACTACCCAAGAACCTATCTTGCTGGGGGATGACTGCGCTGCCATCCCCGATGGCGACGGCTACCTGCTGCTGGCCGCCGAAGGCATGTGGCCCACCCTTGTGGAGACCGATCCCTGGTTTGCCGGTTGGTGCGCCGTAATGGTCAACGTCAGTGACATCTACGCGATGGGGGGCCGGCCGATCGCTGTAGTTGACACCATCTGGGCCCAGTCCGCAGCATCAATAGATCCCCTTTGGCAGGGCATGGTCGCTGCCTCCCAAGCCTTCAACGTGCCGATTGTGGGTGGCCACACCAGTTGCCACAGCCCCTACGAAGCTCTATCAGTCGCCATTCTGGGCCGGGCCCAGCGCCTGATCACCAGTTTCAGCGCTCAACCGGGAGATGTGCTGCTCCACGTCACCGACATGCAGGGGCACATGCATCCTCAGTACTCGTTTTGGAATGCGGCGACGGATTGCGATCGCGATCGCCTGCAAGCCAACCTAGAGCTGCTGCCCACCCTAGCCGAATCGGGCCTCTGCGACACCGGCAAAGACATCAGCATGGGCGGCATCATCGGCACCACCCTCATGCTGATGGAGACTTCGAACTGCGGGGCTGTGCTGGATTTAGGGGCGACCGCCCCACCCCCTCAAGTAGACCTGCTGCCGTGGCTACTTAGCTTCCCCAGCTACGGCTATCTGCTCAGCGTGCGCCCCGAAGCTGTAGAACAAATACAGCCCCCGTTCCACAACCAAGGATTGGTATGTGAACCCGTGGGCAAAATTACTGAAGGCCAAACCCTCACCCTCCATCTAGGCGATGCAACCTGTTGCTTCTGGGATTTCGCCACCGAACCACTTACCGGCTTTAGCGGCGGCGACCAGCCTAGATAA